TGGATAGATGGGAGTGATGTGAAAAGAGAGCTGTTAATAAAAAAGAATTAGACCATTAGATGTGCAGGTAGAGAGGATAAATGAATCCGGATATCGAGTCAGTGTCTCTGTGGAAGGAAGTCCTACGACCGCGACCCTGCACTACAACAAAGAGATCTCGATTGATGGAAGTAAATTGATCGATCTTTGCTCGGACAGCGGGAAGGTGGGTGTCATAGTAACGAAGAAAGGCTATGCGCCGGCTTCTTTTGAGGCGGAGGTGCCACACTGCAGAAAACACAAGCAGTTACCCAATGAGGCTGAAGTTGAAGGAGGACCCGATAAGAGGGAGACATCGAATGCTACCTCGGAGATTACAGTAACTGCCCTCACATCGAAGGAGATTGATCGATCTAAGAGCGTAGGATTAGACTATAGCGGGATCGTAGTCCTTCCCGTACTGCTCCTCGCGATAATCTTGGTCCTATCGATCATCAATATAAGGCGTGGTTCATGGGGACGTGGTAGCTAGGTTTCACCATGCACTAGTATTCCCCCTAATTTTGGTTAGAGGTGGACGACTGCTAAGCTTGCAACTCTAATTTGTCGGTCTGGTCCCTCTGTGATGTGATAAGTGAGACATCAGAGTTACTAACCACCATGGCCCCTTGGTAGGGGTATTGGTTAGTCATAGCGTAGGTAAAACAAGTCAATTATAGTGGTTATCTCCGCTTAAGAGAGTACAGAAATAGCTTAATTGAAGAAACAAGATCAATTTAAGCCGCAAGTAACTCGCCCCAATTCCACTTGGATTTTTGACTTATCATGTTGAGCTTCCGGGCTGTTCAAGCTGCATCGGGTCAAGAAGTAGTAGACGCGTTAACTCTGAGCTGGACGGGAGAGACTGCCAACTGAAAAGAAACATGGCATCGTTATTAGCACATAAGGTCCTTACTCACTAGCGCATACCTCGTAAAAATAGAAGAGCAGAAACATTGGATTGAATCCACATGATTTGTTTTGTTGTTTTTACGACGCAACCCTCTCTCTGCCCAGAGCGCGATGCCCTTGTCTACTTCAGCTTATTTGCAAGTCTGCCATCTCATCGGCCATTGAATAACCAACTTTTTTAGGATATTATGCAGCTGTATAATACGGGTGATTCCACCTGTCCTATGATAAGTCACCACCTGTTCCCCCAGAGGATTACTATATCGTGAAGTATGAGGACCTTATGGACTTCGTCACCTCCGTCTTCGTTAAACTGGGTGTGCCCGAGGAGCACGCCCGCTGGACGGCTGATAACTTGGTTACCGCCGATTTGAGGGGTATAAGCTCCCACGGGGTCGCGAGGCTGAAGAGGTATGTCGATGGGATAGTGAACGGCGCCGTGAAAACTCATCCGAACATTCAGGTCGTGAGGGAAGGTCCCGCCTACGCCTTGATTGACGGTGACTCAGGACTGGGTCAGGTTGTCGGCAGGAAGGCAATGGAGCTGGCGATAAAGAAGGCGAAGGAAGCAGGCATAGGTTTCGTGACCGTGAGGCTCAGCAATCACTTCGGCATTGCCGGCTACTACGCGATGATGGCCCTAGACCACGACATGATAGGCGTCACGATGACCAACGCTAGGCCCCTAGTGGCGCATACCGGTGCCTTAGGTAAGTGGATAGGGACTAACCCCATAGCGGTCGCTGCCCCAACGAAGACTCCACCTCCTTGGGTGCTGGATATGGCCACATCCATCGTACCGATAGGGAAGATGGAAGTATACACGAGGATGGGCAAGAAGGCCCCTCTGGGATGGGGTATTGATGCCCAAGGTAAGCTGACCGACGATCCCATGGTCATAAGGAAGGAAGGCGCTTTACTACCGCTGGGAGGTCTTGGCGAACTCTTCGGTGGTCATAAGGGTTACGGTCTTGCCGTGATGGTCGAGCTCTTCTCGGGCGTGCTGAGCGGTGCATCTCTGCTGAAGGATGTGGGCCAGACCGAGGGCCCGGGACCGAGCAACGTGGGGCATTTCTTCATGGCCATCAATATAGAGAGCTTCATGCCTGTGGATGAGTTCAAGGAGAGGATGGACTACATGATACAGAAGTTGAAGTCAGCACCGCTCCATCCGGACTTCAAGAAGATATGGGTGCACGGTGAGAAGAGCTGGCTCACCACCCAGAAGAGGCTGAAGGATGGTATACCCATCTACAAGAAGGTAATGGCTAACATGAAGGATGTGGCCGATCAGGTAGGCGTCGAGTTCCCCTGGAAGCTCTAATTAACCTAACCACCTTTTTCCTTCCATCCTCCTCCCGATCAATTTAATATCAGGGGGTGTAAGTTACTTTCAGGGGGTGTAAGTTGTATTTTTCACTAGGCGTGAAGTCCAAGAGGGAAGACTTCTACGACATGGAGGCCGAGCTGGATTCGCTGGAGTCGGAACTCCGCAGCTCAATCTCGAGGATGGTAGTGGTGAAGGGCATCAGGAGGACCGGCAAGTCGTCGCTTATGAGAGTTGCTCTGTCCGAGCTCGGCATGCCACATGTGCTAATCGATCTACGATTAGGTGGTTCGATCTCACCTGACGATATCTACTCCTACCTGTCGGAAGAGCTGGGAAAGCTCTTAGAAAGGAGGAAAGGTGTGAGGAAGTTCCTCTCTAAGATAAAAGAAGTGGAAATTGCCGGATTTCGTATAGAGATATCGAGAAGGTCGCTGTCAACTTTAGGAAAGCTGGTGAGCGCCCTTAATGAGTGGGCGGAGTCCGAGGGTACCTACTTGGTGATGGCGTTTGACGAGGCGCAAGATCTCCGGATCATCAGGGGTTTCCCGGAACTGCTCGCGCACATCTACGACTATAAGGAGAGGATCAAGCTGTTGCTGGCTGGGTCGGAAGTGGGACTCCTCGATCGATTACTTGGCAGGGGAAATCCCTCTTCCCCGTTATTCGGCCGAGCTTACGCGGAGATACTTCTCAAGAGGTTCTCCCGGGAGAGATCACTGGACTTCCTCATCAGGGGTTTTGAGCAGGTCGGGATGAGCCCTCCTGAGGGGGAACTGGAGGAAGCGGTGGGGAAGTTAGACGGGATCGTCGGTTGGCTCACCTACTATGGCTACCACCGGATGAGAATGAAACATGAGGATGCCCTGAGTAGGACGATCGATGAGGGAGCCTCCTTGGCCGCCCGAGAGCTGGAGAACTTCTTATCCACGAGGGGAGTGGCGAGGAAGAGGTACGTGGAGGTCCTCAAAATCCTTAAGAATCCCTCCAGGTGGTCGGACGTCAAGAGAGGCCTAACTGCCACGTTGGGAGTTAAGATAAGCGATAAGCAGATCTCCACCTACTTGAGGGAACTTGTGGAGTATGGATTCGTCGAGAAGAGAGATGGGCTGTATGAAATAGCGGATCCCCTCTTGGTGGAGGCGGCGAGGAGGGGGCTCCTCAGGTAGATAAGGGGTTGAGGGGAGGATCACTCCTTGATTTTGTTTATGGAGTCCTCTAGGGCCTTCAGCGATGCCTCGAGTATGTCTGGACTTGTTCCGCTGGCCTCCACCTCCCTCTTAGGCCCAAGGACCCTTATCAGTACCTCACCTATCGCGTCAGTCCCTGAGGAGATGGCTCTAAGCCTGAACCTCCTGAGTTTGAAGTCGGGGACGCCCTCGAGGGATCTCATTGTGTTCGCGAGCGCATCCACCGGTCCGACCCCGAAGGACGCGGCCCTGAGCTCCTTATCCCCAACTCTAGCCCTCACCTGAGCTGTGGGGGTCACGCCGCTTCCAGTCACGACCATCCACTCCAGCACCTCGAACCACTTGCCCCCGCCCTCGCCGAGCACCTCCTCCACTATGGACCTGAAGACACCCTCAGTTATCCTCACGCCTTTATCGGCCAGCTCCTTCACCTTGGCGAGTATCTCCTCCACATTGACCTCATCCACCTCGTAACCCATCTCCCTAAGGGTCTGCACCACGGCGGTCCTGCCCGACAGCTTGCCTACGATAAAGCGCCTCCTCCTACCGACCTCCTCGGGAGGGACGAGCTCGTATGTGGAGGGATCCACCGATATCGCGTGGACATGAACGCCTGCCTCGTAGGTGTAAGTGAGCGGACCGACTATCGGGGCGATCTCGTATATGGGCACTCCGCTCAATCTCTCTACGAGCTCGCTCACCTCAGACAGGAGCTGAAGCTGCACACCTGTCTCTACCTTCG
This genomic stretch from Thermoproteota archaeon harbors:
- a CDS encoding ATP-binding protein → MYFSLGVKSKREDFYDMEAELDSLESELRSSISRMVVVKGIRRTGKSSLMRVALSELGMPHVLIDLRLGGSISPDDIYSYLSEELGKLLERRKGVRKFLSKIKEVEIAGFRIEISRRSLSTLGKLVSALNEWAESEGTYLVMAFDEAQDLRIIRGFPELLAHIYDYKERIKLLLAGSEVGLLDRLLGRGNPSSPLFGRAYAEILLKRFSRERSLDFLIRGFEQVGMSPPEGELEEAVGKLDGIVGWLTYYGYHRMRMKHEDALSRTIDEGASLAARELENFLSTRGVARKRYVEVLKILKNPSRWSDVKRGLTATLGVKISDKQISTYLRELVEYGFVEKRDGLYEIADPLLVEAARRGLLR
- a CDS encoding Ldh family oxidoreductase — protein: MKYEDLMDFVTSVFVKLGVPEEHARWTADNLVTADLRGISSHGVARLKRYVDGIVNGAVKTHPNIQVVREGPAYALIDGDSGLGQVVGRKAMELAIKKAKEAGIGFVTVRLSNHFGIAGYYAMMALDHDMIGVTMTNARPLVAHTGALGKWIGTNPIAVAAPTKTPPPWVLDMATSIVPIGKMEVYTRMGKKAPLGWGIDAQGKLTDDPMVIRKEGALLPLGGLGELFGGHKGYGLAVMVELFSGVLSGASLLKDVGQTEGPGPSNVGHFFMAINIESFMPVDEFKERMDYMIQKLKSAPLHPDFKKIWVHGEKSWLTTQKRLKDGIPIYKKVMANMKDVADQVGVEFPWKL